TCGTGGTCAGGTGGTGCATCTTGCCGAAGGCGTCGTTGCAGATCTTGACGAAGGCTTCGAGCTCGGCCGGTCCCTTGGGGCGCTGCCCCTCAATCAGGGCGTTGAAGACACCGGTCTTCGTGAAGCAGGCAGCCCAGGCTTTGCCGTCGGCTTCATCGACCGCATAGTTGTATTTCGCGTTGAGCATCTTGATTTCCTGCACGTCGGCGGTGCGTGCGACGCTTGTCGTCTCGGTCATTCGGTTCCCCTTTTCTCGTTGATTTCGCGTGAGGCGTGTGCGGACAGCTCGCCTCCATCGAAATCTACGGGCTTTTCGACCCGGGCTCTTGGCGGACAGGGAAGCGAGATTTTGCAGCGAGGGAAGAATTGCGGTGAGCGCCGCCATCGGGCATGGCGCGCATCATCCGTTCGCGGAAGACATCCGATGCTCGAACGCCAGGCCGCCGGCCGCGTCCCTGCGCCGTTCGTGCCGAAGAAATGACCCGCTTCGCCGCGAATGTCAGCCGCCGTAGGGCCTGACATTCGCGGCGAGGAAATCGAGGAATGCGCGAACGCGGGCCGGCAGGTGGCCGCCCTGGCCGACATAGATCGCGTGCAGCGGCTCCTCGTCGCCCGGATTGAAGTCCTCCAGCACCGGCACGAGCGTTCCCGCGTCGATGTCGCGCTGCACATGGTTGCGCGACAGCCGGCCGATCCCGCCCCCGGCCAGAACGGCCAGCCGCATGGATTCGCCGTCGCTGACGAGCAGATTGCCCTTCGGGGCGAAAGTCGCGACACCGCCTGTGCCGTCGAGCAGCGGCCAGCCGTCGACGGCGCGGGCAAAGCCGAAGTCGAGGCAATTGTGGTCCGCCAGATCCTCCGGCCGGCGCGGCGTGCCGCGGCCGGCGAGATAGGAAGGTGCCGCGACGATCACCATGCGGCTCTGCCACAGCTTGCGCGCGATCAGCCGCGAATCGCGCAGCGGGCCCGCCCGTATCGCCACGTCGGCACGTTCTTCGAGCAGATCCACCACCCGGTCGGTGAGTGAAACGTCCACCATCACCCCGGGATGGGCTGCGAGGAACGACGGCAGCAGCGGCAGCAGGTAGTGCTGGCCAAACGGAATGTTGCAATTGACCCTGAGCCTTCCCCGCGGCGTGGCGCCCGCGGCCGCCTCCCGCTCGGCCAGGTCGATCTCGGCCAGGATGCGCAGCGCGGTCTCGTAGAATGCCGCGCCCTCGGGCGTCAGTTGCAGCCGCCGCGTCGTCCGGTTGATCAGCCGGGCGCCCAGGCGGTCCTCCAGCCGGCCGATCAGCTTGCTCACCGCCGACGGCGTCATTCCCGACATCTTCGCCGCCGCCGAGAACGACCCTCGCTCCACGACGCGAACAAACACTTCCATCTCGCCGGAGCGGTTGATCTCAAGTCGCGCCATTTGTGAATTGATCTCACGAATGATGTTCCCGCCGCAAGCCTTTTGCCGTCGCCCGCGCGCACCGATCTTCGGCGGCGCGCTGATGCGCCGGACCAACGGGGACAGGACATGCCAATCGCCCTTTACGCACTTGCAGCCGGAGCCTTCGGCATCGGCGTCACCGAATTCGTCATCATGGGGCTGCTGCTCGAGGTCGGAAACGATCTCGGCGTGTCCATCTCCGCCGCCGGCCTGCTGATCTCGGGCTATGCGCTCGGCGTCGTGGTCGGCGCGCCGCTGCTCGCCGCCTTCACCGCGCGCTGGCCGCGCAAGACGGTGCTGCTCGCGCTGATGGGCGTCTTCACGCTCGGCAACCTCGCCTGCGCGCTCGCCCCCGACTACTGGACGCTGATGGCCGCCCGCGTGCTCACCGCCTTCGCGCACGCCTCCTTCTTCGGTGTCGGCTCGGTCGTGGCGACCGGCCTCGTCCCCTCCGACCGCAAGGCGACGGCGATCGCCGTCATGTTCACCGGGCTGACCGCCGCCAATGTGCTGGGCGTCCCCTTCGGCACCTGGCTCGGCCAGGCCTATGGCTGGCGCGCCACGTTCTGGGCCGTGACGCTCATCGGCCTCGCCGCCGTCGCCATCATCGCCGCCTTCGTGCCGCGCGATTCAGGTGACGAGTCGTCGGAAGAGACCACCGGCGGCGCGCTGTCAGTCCTCGGCCGCCGCACCGTGCTGATCGGCCTGCTCACCACGGTCCTGTCCTGGGTCGGCGTCTTCGCCGCCTTCACCTACATCGCCCCGATCCTCACCGGCATCTCCGGCTTCTCCGAGGGCGCGGTGTCGCCGATCCTCCTCGTCTTCGGCGGCGGCCTCGTGGTCGGCAATCTCCTGGGCGGCCGCCTCGCCGACCGCCATCTGGTCCCGACGATGCTCGGCAGCCTCGCCGTGCTGTCGGCGGTGCTCCTCGCGATGACCTTCGCCATGCACGACAAGGTGCTGGCGGTCGTCTTCGTCGGCCTGCTCGGCGCGGCCTCCTTCGCCACCGTGGCGCCGCTGCAGATGTGGGTGCTGAAGAAGGCGGACGGCGCCGGCCAGAGCCTGGCGTCGTCGTTCAACATCGCCGCCTTCAACCTCGGCAATGCGCTCGGCGCGTGGCTCGGCGGCGTTGTCATCGACCACGGCCCCGGCCTCGGCGCGATCACGCTCGTCGCCGGCCTGGTGCCGCTCGCAGCGATCGCCTCGGCGCTGGTCGGGCTGCGCGCCGAGCGGCGCGGCGACCGGTTCGTGCCGGCGGAATAGCCACCGGTGGCAGCCGCCGCCTCTCCAGCCAACCCTCCAATCAAGGAACCTTACCATGGAATATCGTCGTCTCGGCGCATCCGGCCTGAAAGTGCCCGCGCTCTCCTTCGGCGCCGGCACGTTCGGCGGCTCCGGCCCGCTCTTTGGCCATTGGGGTACCAGCGACGCCGCCGAGGCGCGGCGGCTGGTCGACATCTGCCTGGAGGCCGGCGTCAACCTGTTCGACACCGCCGACGTCTATTCGGCCGGCGCATCGGAAGAGGTGCTTGGGGCGGCGATCAAAGGCCGGCGCAACGAGGTGCTGATCTCGACCAAGACGTCGCTGCCGATGGGCGAGGGACCGAACGACGGCGGCTCGTCCCGCTCGCGCCTGATCAAGGCGGTGGAAGATGCGCTGCGCCGGCTCGGCACCGACTATATCGACCTGCTGCAGCTGCATGCCTTCGACGCCGGCACGCCGGTCGAAGAGGTCCTGTCGACGCTGGACGACCTGATACGCGCCGGCAAGCTGCGCTATGTCGGCGTCTCCAATTTCTCCGGCTGGCAGTTGATGAAGTCGCTCGGTCTCGCCGACCGGCACGGCTGGCCGCGCTACGTCGCCAACCAGGTCTATTATTCGCTGGTCGGGCGAGACTACGAATGGGAACTGATGCCGCTCGGGCTCGACCAGGGGGTGGGCGCGCTGGTGTGGAGCCCGCTCGGCTGGGGCCGGCTGACCGGCAAGGTCCGGCGCGGCCAGCCGCTGCCGGAGGGAAGCCGGCTGCACGAGACCGCGAGCTTCGGCCCGCCGGTCGACGACGAGCATCTCTACCGCGTGGTCGATGCGCTCGACGAGGTCGCCCGGGAGACCGGCAGGACCGTGCCGCAGATCGCCATCAACTGGCTGCTGCGCCGCCCGACCGTGTCGTCCGTCATCATCGGCGCGCGCAACGAAGAACAGTTGCGCCAGAACCTCGGCGCGGTGGGCTGGTCGCTCGCGCCCGAGCACGTCGCGAAGCTCGATGCCGCGAGCGAGGTGACCGCGCCGTACCCCTATTTCCCCTACCGGCGGCAGGAGGGGTTCGCCCGGCTCAATCCGCCGGCGGTGTGACGGGACGGCGGGGCCCGCTTGCCGGACCCGGC
The Mesorhizobium australicum genome window above contains:
- a CDS encoding MFS transporter: MPIALYALAAGAFGIGVTEFVIMGLLLEVGNDLGVSISAAGLLISGYALGVVVGAPLLAAFTARWPRKTVLLALMGVFTLGNLACALAPDYWTLMAARVLTAFAHASFFGVGSVVATGLVPSDRKATAIAVMFTGLTAANVLGVPFGTWLGQAYGWRATFWAVTLIGLAAVAIIAAFVPRDSGDESSEETTGGALSVLGRRTVLIGLLTTVLSWVGVFAAFTYIAPILTGISGFSEGAVSPILLVFGGGLVVGNLLGGRLADRHLVPTMLGSLAVLSAVLLAMTFAMHDKVLAVVFVGLLGAASFATVAPLQMWVLKKADGAGQSLASSFNIAAFNLGNALGAWLGGVVIDHGPGLGAITLVAGLVPLAAIASALVGLRAERRGDRFVPAE
- a CDS encoding nuclear transport factor 2 family protein yields the protein MTETTSVARTADVQEIKMLNAKYNYAVDEADGKAWAACFTKTGVFNALIEGQRPKGPAELEAFVKICNDAFGKMHHLTTNEVIDFDGNTARQKAYLQFFCVKDGKAEGSICVYHDWLELEDGAWKFSRRDVEYKVKFTEFTQAS
- a CDS encoding LysR family transcriptional regulator; translated protein: MARLEINRSGEMEVFVRVVERGSFSAAAKMSGMTPSAVSKLIGRLEDRLGARLINRTTRRLQLTPEGAAFYETALRILAEIDLAEREAAAGATPRGRLRVNCNIPFGQHYLLPLLPSFLAAHPGVMVDVSLTDRVVDLLEERADVAIRAGPLRDSRLIARKLWQSRMVIVAAPSYLAGRGTPRRPEDLADHNCLDFGFARAVDGWPLLDGTGGVATFAPKGNLLVSDGESMRLAVLAGGGIGRLSRNHVQRDIDAGTLVPVLEDFNPGDEEPLHAIYVGQGGHLPARVRAFLDFLAANVRPYGG
- a CDS encoding aldo/keto reductase, whose translation is MEYRRLGASGLKVPALSFGAGTFGGSGPLFGHWGTSDAAEARRLVDICLEAGVNLFDTADVYSAGASEEVLGAAIKGRRNEVLISTKTSLPMGEGPNDGGSSRSRLIKAVEDALRRLGTDYIDLLQLHAFDAGTPVEEVLSTLDDLIRAGKLRYVGVSNFSGWQLMKSLGLADRHGWPRYVANQVYYSLVGRDYEWELMPLGLDQGVGALVWSPLGWGRLTGKVRRGQPLPEGSRLHETASFGPPVDDEHLYRVVDALDEVARETGRTVPQIAINWLLRRPTVSSVIIGARNEEQLRQNLGAVGWSLAPEHVAKLDAASEVTAPYPYFPYRRQEGFARLNPPAV